From Anopheles funestus chromosome 3RL, idAnoFuneDA-416_04, whole genome shotgun sequence, a single genomic window includes:
- the LOC125767721 gene encoding dnaJ homolog subfamily C member 13 isoform X2, with protein MANATENGIDLECFLVTKHSWKGKYKRILSIGSTGVSTYNPDKFDVTNRWPYGEVISVLPNRSGNTAYEFVLNLRKDKKIDTIKLSSENRNEILTSLLKYHKEFAEKPKQTLKFNAYKHHWSGTTLPTVLEVTPASLDQLDPTTSTVLASYNYKDIDGIIGIQDYPNGIVLAYGGHSRLHLFRVENNHEVVQMIVQNAQQYLGIDIKVLKKQISLEQFEQQRFGAYSGDQHQTSMSEFTVQKITPRHSEPMRRILCLTDTTVLERDPQTYSICTLRPLDNVYALVRHADNIQKFSIEYKNGLVRSYITNDRDSLLATLLDAVRSFGNQDVHVRISNTPRGKRVGPLTVSVDEETEANLLRYIISNYQYPVKRIDVMERFNANIPYSGLNYSVTQDSLFAESKERLITGALQALIGSKEDNAQLNNTELEASFHVLRRLLASKVGFAAFTNLPGFREAIGLKVVHALKRNDLAVTYAAIDMINSLMHSDHDLKQEQLNKSSLLHTKAFLEQLLDMWSKHVNLGSGALVLSAMLDFLTFALCVPYSETTDGKQFDLLLEMVASRGRTLYKLFQHPSLAIVKGSGLVMRALIEEGDAPISTQMQTLALDEAALCRHLLVALYTPTNDSTMITHRQLSRHLVGLWITDSDDAMNLLKRIFPAGLLSFLESEEAVPKEDVEEDKLNFRDNLKLAVQHSGNNSKQRLNYLIEKHLEGIKHWGMNLLDVRQEKLQQTQKNRPIVLRNRRQKKKVGEQVVNLPLFFYQFGKNHAMPNLIWNHKTREELRSALENELRQFTADKDLAGSMLVAWNYDEFEVQYQCLADEIKIGDYYIRLLLERDDWPQNLVKNPIELFNALYRRVLCRNRLNDDQLTVTSLQALAKVYKRYYEEIGYFSDMPYILQMLDRCLSPALRDALIILIKNLVLHKSNCRPLTDHVNYLVDLITLAHLHKGRATLNTKTNVIEAGPNMKLHEEKDWYYNVERENEKPERCGPVTFSELKDLWSKGVLTPRTRCWAVGMDGWRSLQQIPQLKWCLMAKGTPLFNETELAQHVLDILNKCTSFFPSRARDGEAVLIPGPRLSRKLSEFICLPHIVQVCLTHDPGLLERVATLLCQIMEDNPEMSKVYLTGVFYFMLMYTGSNILPIARFLKMTHMKQAFRSEDGSSQSGIMHRSILGQLLPEAMICFLENHSAEKFAETFLGEFDTPEVIWSSEMRRMLIEKISAHIADFTPKLKGHTMARYPYLAIPVISYPQLENELFCHIFYLRHLCDTTKFPNWPIPDPVQLLKHTLDAWRKEVEKKPSEMTVTQAYLDLDFDVSKNPHPEESAIRKAYYRLAQMYHPDKNPNGREVFERVNRAYEFLCSRNALNIDGPNPSNIVLILRTQSILFERYSEELRPYKYAGYPQLIKTIRLETKDDQLFSKTVPLLSAASELCYHTVHCSALNAEELRREEGIEALLDAYSRCVSIMGVDSKRDSLHYEVISNITRCFDVACCFDSCRKKILELPQLIADVCRVVYFKHSLSVSLVTSLAVNNVELQCNLVRNGVLWSLMMFLFDYDYTLDESGVTSEEKSNTQQVANNLAKLSLLACVALAGYSMTLLDDPKAAVLRATTGPKTNSGSPATLRSDSPQTVATRQASQTYSQNASNLIQNNSSLIQSVANIDKALQEKKSNESAVVAHAGEEAELPAECEKGLQNKKYKISSVHPPANAVVKLILDQLLTPYVAGKMVSDTEQNVLKMLNSNTRNPYLIWDNGTRAQLTDFLEHQRTVAAREQYEDVSEINELVQGFSYDAHRDELKIGGIFIRVYNEMPTFTITNPKSFVIDLLEFLKQGYNHLHGAMVPNSSANSTPTGANQVVPGGILVPTKAWKPMVPAPPPKRTAGLQSPATTPGSDISAVLSEYARSKQRNQLERSSGSLDAGAIHRYDFSSNPHAVKHMLMALQALISVIKSNTNVEIQCIGHFEMLFGLLSTSECGQDSRTMKTLALEVVCLVSRNKECVTEIAACEIVGRYLIVLKDPDLREHQPRVLETLSGLLNVPKMIKEAHTKGAVIYLLDLFCNSNNPTIREQCAELLAKMNADKLSGPKVRITMCKYLPLVFLDAMIDSTSVAVQMYESIHEHPELIWNDEIRASVSDAVRDAADSFYAQQKRNHKAAWRDPEILPELLSNELVVSGVYLRLYVSNPGWTLRKPKQFLADLLDFIVDSISRSGMDKDVLDLATTALVLLLNAQPNLADSIPVLGHIPKFFRQLSVQPKSALTVLHQLSLSEICVSAISQTECIPSLKSCMEHHRDLTATACETLSRLFKCQHDSLIRQSLECQLIPYLVALLDSRLVLANNPAMVKAQIVAALKAMSANLTYGDRVTHLLNQYPIWAEYRDQKHDLFITDTDVRGYLMGAPNTTAGYLTQGPAKNVEVLTSPPPIDRDDPLFARSNSSGGSV; from the exons atggcaaacgcaACCGAAAACGGAATCGATTTGGAATGTTTCCTCGTGACAAAACACTCGTGGAAGGGCAAGTACAAACGCATCCTGTCCATCGGATCGACCGGCGTCTCGACGTACAATCCGGACAAATTCGATGTTACCAACCGGTGGCCGTACGGTGAGGTGATCAGCGTACTACCGAACCGATCCGGCAAT ACGGCGTATGAATTTGTGCTGAACCTACGCAAGGACAAAAAGATTGACACGATCAAGCTATCATCCGAAAATCGCAACGAAATACTCACATCGTTGCTTAAATACCACAAAGAGTTCGCGGAGAAACCGAAACAAACGCTG aAATTCAATGCCTACAAACATCATTGGTCTGGTACGACACTACCAACGGTGTTGGAAGTTACGCCAGCTTCGTTGGATCAGCTAGACCCTACCACCAGTACAGTCCTAGCCAGCTACAACTACAAGGACATCGATGGAATCATTGGCATTCAGGACTATCCGAACGGTATCGTACTGGCGTACGGTGGTCACAGTCGGTTACATCTGTTTCGCGTGGAAAACAATCACGAAGTGGTGCAAATGATTGTACAGAACGCGCAGCAGTATCTCGGCATCGACATCAAGGTGCTGAAGAAACAAATCTCTCTCGAGCAGTTCGAACAGCAGCGCTTCGGTGCGTACAGTGGCGATCAGCATCAAACATCAATGTCGGAGTTTACCGTGCAGAAGATCACCCCTCGTCATTCAGAACCGATGCGACGCATACTGTGCCTAACCGATACAACCGTTCTCGAACGTGATCCGCAAACGTACAGCATCTGTACGTTGCGGCCGCTGGACAATGTTTACGCGCTTGTACGGCATGCGGACAACATACAGAAGTTTTCGATCGAATACAAAAATGGGCTCGTACGATCATACATTACAAATGATCGCGATTCGCTGCTGGCGACGCTGCTTGATGCGGTGCGATCGTTCGGAAATCAGGATGTGCACGTGCGCATCTCGAACACACCGCGCGGTAAGAGGGTCGGTCCGCTGACGGTGAGTGTAGACGAAGAAACGGAAGCAAATCTGCTGCGATACATCATTAGCAACTATCAGTATCCGGTGAAGCGTATTGATGTGATGGAGCGATTCAATGCGAACATTCCGTACAGTGGTTTAAACTACAGTGTAACGCAAGAT AGTCTGTTTGCCGAAAGTAAGGAGCGACTGATAACGGGTGCACTGCAGGCCCTAATTGGCAGCAAAGAAGATAACGCTCAGCTGAATAACACTGAGCTAGAGGCTTCATTTCACGTGCTTCGCCGGCTGCTGGCAAGTAAGGTGGGCTTTGCCGCCTTTACGAATCTCCCTGGCTTTCGGGAAGCGATCGGGCTAAAGGTGGTGCACGCTCTCAAGCGCAACGATCTTGCAGTCACGTACGCCGCCATTGATATGATCAACTCGCTCATGCACTCCGATCACGATCTGAAGCAGGAACAGCTGAACAAATCGTCACTGCTGCACACGAAAGCCTTTCTCGAGCAGCTGCTCGATATGTGGAGCAAACATGTGAACCTTGGCAGTGGAGCGCTCGTGCTATCGGCAATGCTAGACTTTCTGACGTTTGCTTTATGCGTGCCGTACAGCGAAACGACCGATGGCAAGCAGTTCGATTTGTTGCTCGAAATGGTTGCATCGAGGGGCCGAACATTGTACAAACTGTTCCAACATCCTTCGCTGGCGATTGTCAAGGGCAGTGGATTGGTAATGCGTGCCTTGATTGAAGAGGGCGATGCACCCATTTCCACGCAAATGCAAACGCTAGCGCTGGACGAGGCAGCCCTTTGTCGGCATTTGCTGGTAGCGTTGTACACGCCCACGAACGATTCCACTATGATCACACATCGGCAGCTGTCGAGACATCTGGTTGGGCTGTGGATAACGGACAGTGATGATGCAATGAATCTTTTAAAGCGAATATTC CCGGCTGGATTGCTCTCATTCCTGGAAAGCGAAGAAGCCGTCCCGAAAGAAGATGTCGAGGAAGATAAGCTGAACTTTCGAGATAATCTGAAGCTGGCGGTACAACATTCCGGTAACAATAGCAAACAGCGCCTGAACTACTTAATCGAAAAACATCTCGAGGGCATCAAGCACTGGGGTATGAATCTGCTCGATGTGCGCCAAGAGAAGCTGCAGCAAACGCAGAAGAACCGACCGATTGTATTGCGCAATCGGCGCCAGAAGAAAAAGGTTGGCGAACAGGTGGTCAATTTGCCGCTGTTTTTCTATCAGTTTGGTAAAAATCATGCCATGCCAAACTTGATCTGGAATCATAAAACACGCGAGGAACTGCGATCGGCGCTTGAAAACGAATTGCGTCAATTTACGGCAGATAAGGATCTGGCGGGTAGTATGCTGGTGGCATGGAACTACGACGAATTCGAGGTACAGTATCAGTGTCTGGCGGACGAGATTAAGATAGGTGATTATTACATTCGTTTGTTGCTGGAGCGGGATGATTGGCCGCagaatttggtgaaaaatcc CATCGAGCTGTTTAATGCATTATATCGGCGAGTTTTGTGTCGGAACCGGTTGAATGATGATCAGCTTACGGTGACTTCGTTGCAGGCGCTTGCAAAAGTGTACAAACGGTACTACGAGGAGATTGGCTACTTCAGTGATATGCCGTACATACTGCAAATGTTAGATAGG TGTCTTTCTCCGGCGCTTCGTGACGCGTTGATAATATTGATAAAGAATCTAGTGCTGCACAAATCAAACTGTCGTCCGCTGACCGATCATGTCAACTATCTGGTGGATTTGATCACGCTCGCACACCTGCACAAAGGACGCGCTACCTTAAACACCAAAACGAACGTCATCGAAGCTGGTCCGAACATGAAGCTACACGAGGAGAAAGACTGGTATTATAATGTGGAGCGCGAGAACGAAAAACCGGAACGCTGCGGACCGGTAACATTCTCCGAGCTGAAGGACCTCTGGTCGAAAGGCGTTTTAACGCCGCGCACGCGCTGCTGGGCGGTAGGAATGGATGGGTGGCGTTCGTTGCAACAAATACCTCAGCTAAAGTGGTGCCTCATGGCCAAGGGCACACCGCTGTTTAACGAAACAGAGCTAGCACAACACGTGCTGGATATCCTTAACAAATGCACCAGCTTTTTCCCGAGCCGTGCACGCGACGGTGAAGCAGTCCTTATTCCCGGTCCCCGATTGTCGCGCAAACTGTCCGAATTTATCTGCCTGCCGCATATCGTGCAGGTGTGCCTGACGCACGATCCGGGCCTGCTCGAGCGTGTGGCAACATTGCTGTGCCAGATCATGGAGGACAATCCGGAGATGTCGAAGGTGTACCTGACGGGAGTGTTTTACTTCATGTTGATGTACACCGGCAGTAACATCCTGCCGATCGCACGCTTCTTGAAGATGACGCACATGAAACAAGCGTTCCGCAGCGAAGACGGTAGCTCGCAGTCGGGAATTATGCACCGTAGTATACTTGGCCAGCTGCTGCCGGAAGCGATGATTTGCTTCCTGGAGAACCATAGTGCCGAAAAGTTCGCCGAAACGTTCCTGGGCGAGTTTGATACGCCGGAAGTGATATGGAGCTCGGAAATGCGCCGCATGCTGATCGAGAAGATTTCTGCCCATATTGCCGATTTTACGCCCAAGCTCAAAGGGCACACGATGGCCCGGTATCCTTACTTGGCGATACCGGTCATTAGCTATCCACAGCTGGAGAATGAGTTGTTCTGTCATATCTTCTATCTGCGGCATCTGTGCGATACGACCAAGTTTCCAAACTGGCCCATACCAGATCCG GTACAATTGCTTAAGCACACGTTAGATGCGTGGCGGAAGGAGGTGGAAAAGAAACCTTCCGAGATGACCGTAACACAGGCGTACCTTGATTTGGACTTTGATGTTAGCAAAAATCCTCACCCAGAGGAATCGGCCATAAGGAAGGCTTACTATCGTCTGGCACAGATGTACCATCCGGACAAAAATCCCAATGGAAGG GAAGTATTTGAGCGTGTCAATCGGGCGTACGAATTTTTGTGCTCCCGAAACGCACTCAACATCGATGGTCCGAATCCGAGCAATATTGTATTAATTcttcgcacacagtcgattcTATTCGAACGCTATTCGGAAGAGTTACGGCCATACAAATACGCCGGATATCCGCAGCTCATCAAGACGATACGGCTGGAAACGAAAGACGATCAGTTGTTCTCCAAAACGGTTCCACTACTCAGTGCTGCGTCCGAACTGTGCTACCACACGGTACACTGTTCAGCGCTGAATGCAGAGGAGCTGCGACGGGAAGAAGGTATCGAGGCACTGCTGGATGCGTACTCACGCTGTGTCTCCATAATGGGGGTAGATTCAAAGCGTGATTCGCTGCATTACGAAGTGATTTCAAACATAACGCGCTGCTTCGATGTGGCCTGTTGCTTCGATAGCTGTCGCAAGAAGATTCTCGAACTGCCGCAGCTGATTGCGGATGTGTGCCGGGTAGTTTACTTTAAGCATTCGCTTTCGGTTAGCCTAGTTACGAGTTTGGCTGTAAATAACGTTGAGTTGCAGTGCAATCTCGTCCGCAACGGTGTGCTGTGGTCGTTGATGATGTTCCTGTTCGACTATGATTATACGCTGGACGAAAGTGGTGTAACGTCGGAGGAAAAATCCAACACACAACAGGTAGCGAACAATCTTGCCAAACTGTCGCTGCTGGCATGTGTCGCATTAGCCGGGTACAGTATGACGCTGCTGGACGATCCGAAGGCAGCCGTATTGAGGGCGACAACGGGACCCAAAACCAACAGTGGCAGTCCCGCGACGCTGCGCAGTGATTCACCGCAAACGGTTGCGACACGGCAAGCAAGCCAAACATATTCGCAAAATGCATCGAATTTAATACAGAATAACTCGAGCTTGATTCAATCAGTTGCCAATATTGATAAGGCATTGCAGGAGAAGAAAAGCAATGAATCAGCCGTTGTAGCTCACGCCGGTGAAGAAGCTGAACTACCGGCGGAATGTGAAAAAGGTTTGCAGAATAAGAAGTACAAAATAAGCAGCGTACATCCACCGGCGAACGCGGTGGTAAAACTCATACTGGACCAGTTACTAACACCGTACGTGGCGGGCAAGATGGTGTCGGATACTGAGCAGAATGTGCTGAAGATGCTGAACTCGAATACGCGCAATCCTTACCTCATATGGGACAATGGAACACGGGCACAGCTGACGGACTTTCTCGAACATCAGCGTACGGTCGCGGCAAGGGAGCAGTACGAAGATGTGTCGGAAATAAACGAGCTTGTGCAAGGTTTCTCATACGATGCACATCG GGACGAGCTTAAGATTGGTGGAATTTTCATCCGCGTTTACAACGAAATGCCAACGTTTACGATCACAAATCCTAAAAGTTTCGTGATAGATTTGTTGgaatttctcaaacaaggcTACAATCATCTGCACGGAGCAATGGTCCCGAATTCGAGTGCCAATTCGACACCAACAGGGGCTAACCAGGTTGTACCGGGTGGAATATTAGTTCCGACGAAAGCCTGGAAACCGATGGTTCCAGCACCGCCTCCAAAGCGTACTGCTGGTCTCCAGTCACCGGCAACTACCCCCGGAAGTGACATCAGTGCCGTGTTGAGTGAATATGCCCGGTCAAAGCAACGCAATCAGCTGGAACGCTCTTCCGGTAGCCTCGATGCGGGTGCCATCCATCGGTACGATTTCTCCAGCAATCCGCACGCCGTTAAACACATGCTAATGGCACTGCAGGCCCTTATCTCGGTAATCAAATCGAATACGAACGTCGAAATTCAATGCATTGGACATTTCGAGATGCTGTTCGGGTTACTGTCCACGAGTGAATGTGGACAGGATAGTCGTACGATGAAGACACTCGCCCTCGAGGTGGTCTGTTTGGTGTCACGGAACAAGGAATGTGTAACGGAGATCGCAGCATGTGAAATCGTAGGCCGCTATCTAATCGTGCTGAAGGATCCGGATTTGCGCGAACATCAACCGCGCGTACTGGAAACACTGTCCGGGCTGCTAAACGTTCCTAAAATGATTAAAGAAGCACACACTAAAGGTGCGGTTATCTATCTGCTGGATCTGTTCTGCAACTCGAACAATCCGACCATCCGGGAGCAGTGTGCCGAACTGCTGGCAAAGATGAACGCGGACAAACTGAGCGGTCCGAAGGTGCGCATCACGATGTGCAAGTATCTGCCGCTCGTATTTCTGGATGCCATGATCGATTCTACCTCGGTAGCGGTACAGATGTACGAATCGATCCACGAACATCCGGAGCTAATATGGAACGATGAAATCCGAGCGAGCGTATCCGATGCGGTGCGTGATGCGGCGGACAGTTTCTACGCGCAGCAGAAGCGCAACCACAAAGCGGCATGGCGAGATCCCGAGATATTGCCAGAGTTGCTCTCCAACGAGCTGGTTGTGTCCGGCGTTTATCTGCGACTGTACGTGTCGAATCCGGGCTGGACGCTGCGCAAACCGAAACAGTTCCTGGCCGATCTGCTCGACTTCATTGTGGACAGTATCAGCCGCAGCGGGATGGATAAGGATGTGTTGGATCTGGCCACTACGGCactggtgttgctgctgaacGCTCAACCCAACCTTGCCGATTCAATACCGGTTCTAGGGCACATACCGAAATTTTTCCGCCAGCTTTCCGTTCAGCCAAAGAGTGCCCTCACAGTATTGCATCAGCTTTCCCTGTCGGAG ATATGTGTCAGCGCTATCTCACAGACGGAATGTATACCGTCACTGAAATCTTGCATGGAACATCATCGAGATTTGACGGCGACTGCTTGCGAAACGTTGAGTCGATTGTTCAAATGTCAACAT GATTCACTAATACGTCAATCACTAGAGTGTCAATTAATCCCTTATCTGGTCGCATTGCTCGACAGCCGACTCGTGTTGGCGAACAATCCGGCCATGGTAAAGGCACAGATTGTTGCCGCACTGAAAGCGATGAGCGCGAACCTTACGTACGGTGATAGGGTCACACATCTGCTCAACCAGTACCCGATCTGGGCGGAATACCGTGATCAGAAACACGATCTCTTCATCACCGATACGGATGTGCGCGGATATCTTATGG GCGCACCGAATACGACGGCCGGTTATTTGACGCAAGGTCCGGCTAAAAATGTTGAAGTGCTCACATCGCCACCACCGATCGATCGGGATGATCCACTGTTTGCGCGTAGCAACAGCAGCGGTGGCAGCGTGTAG